The following proteins are co-located in the Lentibacillus sp. JNUCC-1 genome:
- a CDS encoding ABC transporter permease/substrate-binding protein yields MADFISVFQNRKDVFWEAIWEHLQISLVSLVIAIIIAVPIALWLTRHPKAAEPIIGTSAILQTIPSLAVLAFLIPFFGIGKIPAVIALTLYGLLPIMRNTYTGVQEVPAPLKEAATGMGMSSFKRLTKVELPIAMPTIMAGIRTSMVLIVGTTTIAALIGAGGLGKIILLGLDRGADINLILLGAIPAALLAIALDYVLRVFEYFSKKAGFKSLIAMLVIVVLVLVAPFIINGGKKEELTIGAKLGSEPAILINMYKLLIEDEMDVNVKLEPGLGKTAFVFEALEQGSIDIYPEFTGTAIVTHMEEEAASNDAGKVYEQARKGMKEQFNMAFLEPMSFNNTYTVSVKESYAEEHGLETIGDLKKVEDEATAGFTLEFNDRQDGYQGMKELYNLDLNVKTMEPGIRQKAIARDEVQMIDAYATDSYMIDLGLVALDDPKNLFPPYQGAPLLREETLEKYPELEEILNQLGGKINDDQMRKMNYQVDFEDRSPHEVAEEFLKDEGLLE; encoded by the coding sequence TTGGCTGATTTTATTTCTGTTTTTCAAAATCGTAAAGATGTATTCTGGGAAGCCATTTGGGAGCATTTGCAGATATCACTCGTATCCCTCGTGATCGCGATTATAATTGCTGTACCAATTGCACTGTGGCTCACCCGGCACCCAAAAGCAGCAGAGCCGATCATTGGCACATCAGCGATTCTTCAGACCATTCCAAGTCTGGCTGTTCTGGCGTTTTTGATACCTTTTTTTGGTATCGGCAAGATCCCGGCAGTGATCGCTTTAACACTTTATGGTCTGTTGCCGATCATGCGCAATACGTATACTGGAGTGCAAGAGGTGCCAGCACCACTAAAAGAAGCGGCCACCGGGATGGGGATGTCTTCTTTTAAACGCCTGACCAAAGTGGAATTGCCCATCGCAATGCCTACCATTATGGCAGGTATCCGTACATCTATGGTACTCATTGTCGGCACTACGACCATTGCAGCTTTGATTGGAGCAGGCGGCCTCGGTAAAATCATCCTGCTCGGACTGGATCGTGGAGCAGACATTAACCTGATTTTGCTGGGTGCGATCCCGGCAGCACTGTTGGCCATTGCACTCGATTATGTGCTGAGAGTATTTGAGTATTTCTCCAAGAAGGCCGGGTTTAAATCCCTGATTGCTATGCTGGTGATTGTGGTCCTTGTACTTGTGGCCCCGTTTATCATTAATGGCGGTAAAAAGGAAGAACTCACAATCGGAGCAAAACTGGGATCAGAGCCCGCAATATTGATTAATATGTACAAATTACTCATTGAAGACGAAATGGATGTCAATGTCAAACTGGAACCTGGTCTCGGAAAAACGGCTTTCGTGTTTGAGGCCCTGGAGCAAGGAAGCATTGACATCTATCCGGAATTTACCGGAACTGCAATCGTAACCCATATGGAAGAAGAAGCTGCCAGTAATGATGCTGGCAAAGTATACGAACAGGCGCGGAAAGGTATGAAAGAGCAATTCAATATGGCCTTTCTCGAACCGATGTCCTTCAACAACACCTACACCGTTTCAGTCAAAGAAAGTTATGCCGAAGAACACGGTCTTGAAACCATTGGTGATTTGAAAAAAGTAGAGGACGAAGCGACCGCTGGCTTTACACTGGAATTCAACGATCGACAAGACGGCTATCAGGGAATGAAAGAATTATACAACCTTGACCTTAACGTCAAAACAATGGAGCCGGGGATCCGCCAAAAGGCGATAGCACGTGATGAGGTTCAGATGATTGACGCTTATGCAACAGACAGCTATATGATTGATCTCGGTCTCGTGGCCCTTGATGATCCTAAAAACCTCTTTCCGCCCTACCAAGGCGCACCACTTCTCCGGGAAGAAACACTAGAAAAATATCCTGAACTGGAAGAGATTCTTAATCAGCTCGGCGGTAAAATCAATGATGATCAGATGCGCAAGATGAATTATCAGGTTGATTTTGAAGACCGATCGCCTCATGAAGTTGCTGAAGAATTTCTTAAAGACGAGGGGTTACTGGAATAA
- a CDS encoding DUF4352 domain-containing protein — MKKMYGLMALAMVFMMLFLGACGESDIEKDVSAANNEEGSNSNNAAKNGDTEDDSDSTESLNVGEAVNFNGVKITLNEARIEPGGEFDTPENDQFIVVNLTAENNSDEEATMSSIMNVELYDDEGYSYSTTILTEGTKGQFDGAIPAGKKLRGEIPFDVPEAESYELHFSDPFQSGKAIWVINSEDLAQ; from the coding sequence ATGAAGAAAATGTATGGTTTAATGGCTTTGGCCATGGTATTTATGATGTTGTTTCTTGGAGCATGCGGTGAAAGTGATATTGAGAAAGATGTCAGCGCGGCAAACAATGAAGAAGGGTCAAACAGCAACAATGCAGCAAAAAACGGCGATACTGAAGACGATTCGGACAGCACTGAATCGTTAAATGTAGGTGAAGCCGTTAACTTTAATGGTGTTAAAATCACCCTAAACGAAGCCCGCATCGAGCCAGGTGGTGAATTTGACACACCTGAAAATGATCAATTCATCGTCGTTAATCTGACCGCTGAAAATAATTCAGACGAAGAGGCTACTATGAGTTCAATCATGAATGTTGAACTCTATGATGACGAAGGCTACAGCTATTCAACAACCATTTTAACGGAAGGAACCAAGGGACAATTCGACGGTGCCATTCCAGCCGGCAAAAAACTCCGTGGTGAGATTCCCTTCGATGTTCCTGAAGCAGAATCTTATGAACTGCACTTCAGTGACCCGTTTCAAAGCGGAAAAGCCATTTGGGTGATCAATTCGGAAGATCTGGCACAATAA
- a CDS encoding NupC/NupG family nucleoside CNT transporter yields MISILWGLMGCAILIGITYILSENKKAISFRTIAIGFILQVILGFIVFKWSIGIAFIEVISNGVDAVMQSGQEGLKFVFGDLADKEGPVGSIFVINVLTIMVFLTALIALLYHFKIMQFFVRVVGGFISKFMKTGYVESTNAVTNMFLGMTQSAISVKPYINHVSRSQVFAIMVGGLASVSGAVLFGLVALGIPIDYLLSAAIMSAPAGLMMAKLLIPETDELNDSEWRNVDTFTPTGGEDGEKSTFMDAIIEGSRDGVSLTVNAAMILITIIGLVALIDTILGGVGSIFGLGDISLKMIFGYIFSPFAFIIGIPWNEAFMAGGLLGEKIILNEFVAFTSFSDMIGQFSDKSAAIMTFALAGFANVGSIGIILGIMIGIAPKRKHEIQGLAFKSLMVATFANLLNGAIVGMFFF; encoded by the coding sequence ATGATATCTATTTTGTGGGGTTTGATGGGATGTGCAATTTTAATTGGAATTACGTATATTCTTTCGGAAAATAAAAAAGCAATCAGCTTCCGTACGATAGCTATCGGCTTTATTTTACAGGTTATACTTGGGTTTATTGTATTTAAATGGAGTATCGGCATCGCATTTATTGAGGTCATTTCTAACGGGGTAGATGCCGTTATGCAATCAGGTCAAGAAGGCTTAAAGTTTGTTTTTGGTGATTTAGCTGATAAAGAAGGTCCCGTTGGCTCTATTTTTGTAATCAATGTTTTAACAATTATGGTATTTCTCACAGCTCTGATTGCATTATTATATCACTTTAAAATTATGCAATTTTTTGTTCGCGTCGTGGGTGGGTTTATTTCTAAATTTATGAAAACGGGCTATGTGGAATCGACCAACGCCGTCACGAATATGTTTCTGGGTATGACACAATCAGCCATATCCGTAAAACCATATATCAATCATGTTTCACGATCGCAGGTATTTGCCATTATGGTTGGTGGACTTGCTTCAGTGTCAGGTGCTGTTTTATTTGGACTTGTAGCACTCGGTATACCAATTGATTATCTGCTGTCAGCCGCAATTATGTCAGCCCCTGCAGGTCTAATGATGGCTAAGCTTCTCATTCCTGAAACAGATGAATTAAATGATTCCGAGTGGCGGAATGTGGATACATTCACACCAACCGGTGGTGAAGATGGGGAAAAATCAACATTCATGGATGCTATAATTGAAGGTTCTCGTGATGGAGTCAGTCTTACTGTCAACGCAGCAATGATTCTTATTACGATTATTGGGCTTGTGGCTTTGATTGATACAATACTTGGCGGTGTAGGATCAATTTTTGGCCTGGGAGATATCTCTTTAAAGATGATTTTTGGGTATATCTTCTCTCCTTTTGCTTTTATAATTGGAATCCCTTGGAATGAAGCATTTATGGCTGGAGGTCTCCTTGGGGAAAAAATCATTTTAAATGAATTCGTCGCTTTCACTTCATTCTCTGATATGATTGGACAGTTTTCTGACAAGTCAGCTGCAATTATGACATTTGCTCTGGCTGGCTTTGCAAACGTAGGCTCAATAGGTATTATTCTTGGCATTATGATTGGTATAGCCCCAAAAAGAAAACATGAAATACAGGGGCTCGCTTTCAAATCCTTAATGGTTGCCACATTTGCTAACTTACTTAATGGAGCAATCGTAGGTATGTTCTTCTTTTAA
- a CDS encoding IS1182 family transposase — MAPFKPYSVEQGELIPTYFGDLIPSDHLARTVNDIVDELNISHMTIHYKNRGQEAYHPKMLIKILFYGYQTGVFSSRKLHTAIQESIPFRWLAGGQKPDHRTISDFRKNNINNLAPLFSQVILIAKELGHVSMAHVSIDGSKFKANASKHKAMTRGYMKKEIKRMEQLIADHLNEAQLQDAIEDEQTEPTSRGIQDYQKRLETIKEALQKLEERKPESALATADKDQANFTDDDSRIMNTRTQGVIQGYNPQVAVDSDRGFIVGMAMSNNSSDQQQFENVLSSIRENMGAMPEIVTADAGYFSAANIQQAETYGVDAYIAATKEGKQNGNPYDKSNFTYDQEQDTYICPIGQNMVLKKVKYRHHETRPTTWIYEGQACLDCPFQSECVKSKTGKRTIQRTEADPIREAMRTKVQSDEGKDIYKKRKAIVEPVFGQLKACQGFRQFHLRGKEKVSGEFVLLALAHNLRKLHFLKHPKNVLKQTRDKSVQNLKKLS, encoded by the coding sequence ATGGCACCATTTAAGCCTTATTCAGTGGAACAAGGAGAGCTAATCCCGACGTATTTTGGGGATTTGATTCCTTCTGATCACCTTGCTCGCACTGTTAACGACATTGTTGATGAACTAAATATTTCTCATATGACAATTCACTATAAAAATCGTGGTCAAGAAGCTTACCATCCGAAGATGTTGATTAAGATTCTCTTTTATGGCTATCAAACGGGTGTGTTTTCATCCCGTAAATTGCATACGGCAATTCAAGAAAGCATTCCCTTTCGCTGGCTGGCCGGTGGCCAGAAGCCTGATCACCGCACTATTAGTGATTTTCGAAAAAACAACATAAATAATTTGGCCCCTTTATTTAGTCAGGTTATTCTAATCGCTAAAGAATTAGGTCATGTATCCATGGCACATGTAAGCATTGACGGTTCAAAGTTCAAGGCTAATGCTTCAAAGCACAAAGCGATGACACGCGGCTATATGAAAAAAGAAATTAAGCGTATGGAACAGCTTATTGCCGATCACTTGAACGAAGCCCAGCTGCAAGATGCCATCGAAGATGAACAAACGGAACCCACAAGTCGAGGTATACAAGATTATCAAAAGCGCCTGGAAACGATCAAGGAAGCATTACAAAAACTAGAAGAACGCAAACCTGAATCAGCTTTAGCAACAGCTGACAAGGACCAGGCTAATTTTACGGACGATGATTCACGAATTATGAACACCCGGACACAAGGCGTGATACAAGGCTACAATCCACAAGTTGCAGTTGATTCAGACCGTGGATTTATCGTTGGAATGGCCATGAGTAATAATTCCAGTGATCAACAACAGTTTGAAAATGTCTTATCCTCCATTCGGGAGAATATGGGTGCCATGCCAGAGATTGTTACAGCAGATGCCGGTTATTTTAGTGCAGCCAACATTCAACAAGCCGAAACCTATGGAGTAGATGCCTATATTGCAGCAACCAAAGAAGGCAAACAAAATGGTAATCCTTATGACAAGTCGAATTTCACTTATGACCAAGAGCAAGATACATATATCTGCCCTATTGGTCAAAACATGGTGCTTAAAAAAGTTAAATACCGCCATCATGAGACCAGACCTACAACATGGATTTATGAAGGTCAAGCATGCTTAGACTGCCCCTTTCAAAGTGAGTGTGTAAAATCTAAAACAGGCAAAAGAACTATACAACGTACAGAAGCTGATCCAATACGTGAAGCTATGAGAACGAAAGTTCAAAGTGACGAAGGGAAAGACATTTACAAGAAACGTAAAGCAATTGTAGAGCCGGTGTTTGGGCAACTGAAAGCGTGTCAAGGCTTTCGGCAATTTCACCTCCGCGGAAAAGAAAAAGTTTCGGGTGAATTTGTGCTGCTTGCGTTGGCTCATAACCTTAGGAAGCTTCATTTTCTTAAGCATCCAAAAAATGTGTTAAAGCAAACAAGGGATAAGTCTGTCCAAAATCTGAAAAAGTTATCATAA
- a CDS encoding S66 peptidase family protein — MANRPPILQPGDTVGIVTLGSPLDAATINARIQILQGMGFQVVVGQHVYDYNGFLAGTDQERAADLMDMFMNDQVKMILPVRGGVGVSGIFPYLDFSVIRRHPKIVSGYSDVTSLLNVLAQFGDLITFHSLLLINFTPYTPAYNYNQFFTATSRTAAPRVIENANGIMQVGKVPGNVTGPLVGGNLTSFMGLLGTPYEIDTTGKILFLEETNEPINTVYRYLNELILAGKFDDCIGIVMGQCTNCPNSYGQNYEELIDQVLTPLGKPLLINVTAGHSYYKAAIPIGAVANLDTVNVRLTVLEPTVSLVEEG; from the coding sequence ATGGCGAATAGGCCTCCGATTCTTCAACCGGGTGATACGGTGGGAATTGTGACGCTTGGAAGTCCGTTAGATGCGGCGACGATCAATGCTCGTATTCAAATATTGCAGGGGATGGGATTTCAGGTTGTTGTTGGACAGCATGTATATGATTATAATGGTTTCTTAGCTGGGACGGATCAAGAGCGGGCAGCAGATTTGATGGATATGTTTATGAATGATCAGGTAAAAATGATTCTCCCTGTTCGAGGCGGAGTCGGTGTGTCAGGGATTTTTCCATATCTCGATTTTTCGGTCATACGCAGGCACCCGAAAATTGTTTCCGGATATAGTGATGTCACAAGTCTCCTGAACGTACTGGCACAGTTCGGTGACCTCATCACGTTTCATAGTTTGCTTTTGATTAATTTCACGCCGTACACGCCTGCTTATAATTATAATCAATTTTTCACGGCAACATCGAGAACAGCGGCTCCGCGAGTGATTGAAAATGCTAATGGCATTATGCAGGTGGGAAAGGTACCTGGCAATGTGACAGGCCCACTCGTTGGCGGGAATCTTACATCTTTTATGGGACTGCTGGGAACCCCTTATGAGATCGATACAACTGGAAAAATTTTATTCCTGGAAGAAACTAATGAGCCGATTAACACCGTTTATCGGTATTTGAACGAACTGATTTTGGCTGGAAAGTTTGACGATTGTATCGGGATTGTTATGGGACAGTGTACTAATTGCCCGAATTCGTATGGTCAAAATTATGAGGAACTTATTGATCAAGTATTAACCCCACTCGGAAAACCGCTGCTCATCAATGTTACTGCCGGCCACAGTTATTATAAGGCAGCTATTCCAATTGGAGCTGTTGCGAATTTGGATACAGTTAATGTTCGGTTGACAGTGCTTGAACCGACTGTCAGCCTAGTGGAAGAAGGGTGA
- the rbsK gene encoding ribokinase produces MNRPIISVVGSINVDLVVQTNRPPEVGETIAGQAFYTMHGGKGANQAVAAARLGAHTNMIGRVGSDNFAADIVKSLNSENIFLSGVEPVTDESTGVASIVLSNSDNQIIIVPGANKDLTPSYLGAHETLLLESDVIITQLETPIETTTALSEFCMKHEKKLIVNPAPAQPLNETILKGATFLTPNAIELKQLISSHHNFMQKYAHKLIVTEGKEGCYFYENNTKIKVPSFKVEALDTTGAGDCFNGALAYQIAVGSKLQQACLFANAAAALAVQTLGAQPGMPTKEAVDEYLKN; encoded by the coding sequence ATGAATAGACCCATTATTAGTGTTGTAGGAAGTATAAACGTTGATTTAGTCGTACAAACAAATCGCCCTCCAGAAGTTGGAGAAACAATAGCTGGACAGGCTTTTTACACTATGCATGGTGGTAAAGGGGCCAATCAAGCTGTTGCGGCCGCTAGACTTGGTGCTCATACAAATATGATTGGGAGAGTTGGTTCCGATAATTTTGCTGCAGATATTGTTAAATCCCTGAACTCCGAAAACATTTTTTTAAGCGGTGTGGAACCGGTTACAGACGAGAGCACTGGTGTTGCTTCTATAGTGCTAAGTAATAGTGACAACCAAATTATTATCGTACCAGGGGCTAATAAAGACTTAACACCAAGTTATCTAGGGGCACATGAAACTTTATTACTAGAAAGTGATGTAATTATTACACAACTTGAAACGCCAATTGAAACAACCACGGCTTTAAGTGAATTTTGTATGAAGCACGAAAAGAAGTTAATTGTTAACCCGGCTCCAGCCCAACCTTTAAACGAAACAATTTTAAAGGGGGCCACCTTTTTAACACCGAATGCTATTGAGCTTAAACAATTAATATCAAGCCATCACAATTTCATGCAAAAGTATGCGCACAAACTTATTGTCACTGAAGGAAAAGAGGGTTGTTATTTTTACGAAAATAACACCAAAATCAAAGTACCGAGTTTTAAAGTTGAAGCTCTTGATACAACCGGGGCGGGAGACTGTTTTAATGGCGCTTTAGCATACCAAATAGCTGTTGGAAGTAAATTACAACAAGCGTGTTTATTTGCAAATGCTGCAGCTGCACTGGCAGTGCAAACATTAGGTGCTCAACCTGGTATGCCAACTAAAGAAGCTGTTGATGAGTATTTAAAAAATTAA
- a CDS encoding substrate-binding domain-containing protein, whose product MAFLKTALKLNKSIPNDLQLVGFDGIELGRMVYPELTTIAQPVYQIGQKASRLLLQLINKEKVKQIHIQLPTELVYGSTTRKEDFHE is encoded by the coding sequence ATGGCTTTTCTAAAAACAGCTTTAAAATTAAATAAATCTATTCCAAATGATTTGCAACTCGTTGGGTTTGATGGCATTGAACTTGGTAGAATGGTATACCCTGAATTAACGACTATCGCTCAACCTGTGTATCAAATTGGTCAAAAGGCAAGTCGATTGCTTCTTCAGTTAATTAATAAAGAAAAAGTCAAACAAATTCATATCCAGCTTCCCACAGAATTGGTATATGGAAGCACTACACGAAAGGAGGATTTTCATGAATAG
- a CDS encoding LacI family DNA-binding transcriptional regulator yields the protein MAKEAGVSVGTVSRALNNSGYVSAISRERIDKAIAKLNYQPNMIARTLFHKKSNVIGLVVPDITNPFFPEMTRAIEDVASELGYTVLLCNSDGSAEKEKQYLNMFKQNYVDGAILATHPKTPESWLEANFPVIAIDRADQKRFPSVTVNNVEGAKTAVQHLYNSGSSQIALIKGSNTAIPFLERYQGYFEEMNNLNLEPIIFETGNELKILENKAHQFFKRYPEVDALFVATM from the coding sequence GTGGCTAAAGAAGCTGGGGTGTCTGTCGGCACTGTATCACGTGCTCTTAACAACAGCGGTTACGTTAGCGCCATAAGTCGGGAAAGAATTGATAAAGCAATTGCCAAATTAAATTACCAACCAAATATGATTGCGCGAACTCTATTTCATAAAAAATCAAATGTGATTGGGCTAGTCGTTCCAGATATAACCAATCCCTTTTTTCCAGAAATGACACGTGCCATTGAAGATGTTGCTTCTGAACTCGGTTACACCGTTTTACTTTGCAATTCAGATGGAAGCGCGGAAAAAGAAAAACAATATTTAAATATGTTCAAACAAAATTATGTTGATGGAGCTATTTTAGCTACACACCCAAAAACACCAGAATCATGGCTTGAAGCCAATTTTCCAGTCATTGCAATTGACCGTGCCGACCAGAAACGCTTTCCTTCTGTTACAGTGAATAACGTGGAAGGCGCAAAAACAGCAGTGCAACATTTGTACAATTCAGGCTCCAGCCAAATTGCCCTCATAAAAGGATCGAATACTGCCATACCTTTTCTTGAAAGATATCAGGGTTACTTTGAAGAAATGAATAACCTAAATCTTGAACCTATTATATTTGAAACAGGAAATGAATTGAAAATTCTTGAGAATAAAGCACATCAATTTTTTAAACGGTACCCAGAAGTTGATGCTCTTTTTGTAGCAACGATGTAA
- a CDS encoding SDR family NAD(P)-dependent oxidoreductase: protein MAERFKNKTVIVTGGARGIGEATVRAFAEEGANVVISDVSDDGQKLSDALNQEGYETVFTKADVTNEKEVERLVMTTAEKYGRLDVMFANAGIAVASQVHEMDYTDWKKVIDINLNGVFLCNKYAIAQMLEQEGGGAIVNNDSIHGFVGKKDTGAYSAAKGGVKLLTQTESAEYSAKGVRINNVNPGYIDTPLLDMLPEERKQALVDLHPIGRLGRPEEVAKAVLFLASEDASFITGASLLVDGGYTAV from the coding sequence ATGGCAGAACGTTTTAAAAACAAAACCGTGATTGTAACTGGTGGAGCAAGGGGCATTGGTGAAGCGACTGTCAGAGCGTTTGCTGAAGAAGGTGCCAATGTTGTGATTTCAGATGTGTCTGATGATGGACAGAAGCTATCAGATGCACTCAACCAGGAAGGCTACGAAACGGTCTTTACAAAAGCAGATGTAACGAATGAGAAAGAAGTGGAGCGGCTTGTTATGACAACCGCAGAAAAGTACGGCCGTTTGGATGTCATGTTTGCCAACGCTGGAATTGCTGTCGCCTCACAGGTTCATGAAATGGACTATACAGATTGGAAAAAGGTTATTGATATCAACTTGAATGGCGTTTTTCTATGTAATAAATATGCGATTGCGCAAATGCTGGAACAAGAGGGCGGCGGAGCCATCGTCAATAACGATTCGATTCATGGGTTTGTCGGAAAGAAAGACACTGGCGCTTATAGCGCAGCAAAAGGCGGTGTGAAGCTGCTGACTCAGACGGAAAGCGCCGAGTATTCAGCCAAAGGGGTTCGTATCAATAACGTGAATCCGGGATATATCGATACGCCACTTTTGGATATGCTTCCGGAAGAAAGGAAGCAAGCGCTTGTCGATCTTCATCCCATCGGACGTCTGGGTCGTCCTGAAGAAGTGGCTAAAGCCGTTCTCTTTCTTGCCAGTGAGGACGCTTCCTTTATTACAGGCGCAAGCTTGCTGGTGGACGGCGGCTATACAGCAGTTTAA
- a CDS encoding general stress protein, translating into MKPSVKEFKDDTKLKEEVKSLAEKGVSKDTLYVLSHDDDRTDRVADSVDANKVGLSEQELSTYVGNIFRKKGDELRAKFQELGFPEQEAGDLEEKLDHGTILLVNTNPDV; encoded by the coding sequence ATGAAACCAAGTGTAAAAGAGTTTAAAGACGATACAAAACTGAAAGAAGAAGTTAAAAGTCTAGCAGAAAAAGGTGTTTCAAAAGATACCCTTTATGTCTTATCACATGATGATGACCGCACTGATCGTGTTGCCGATTCAGTTGATGCGAACAAGGTAGGCTTGAGTGAACAGGAGTTAAGTACGTACGTCGGTAATATTTTTCGCAAAAAAGGTGACGAATTGCGTGCTAAATTTCAGGAACTCGGATTTCCTGAGCAAGAGGCAGGAGATCTGGAAGAAAAATTGGATCACGGCACCATTCTTCTCGTAAATACCAATCCAGATGTGTAA
- a CDS encoding nucleoside hydrolase produces MTKLNNKVILDVDTGVDDALSIIYGVESKQIDLLGITTVSGNVPVEMVIPNTRKVLKLIGCEEISVFPGASRPLLREPEYEYRVHGTDGIGNSLDDVQLEPHQETQFAPDFIIEKAREFQGNLSLIMVGPVTNLALALRKEPKIAEWIDEVIIMGGLISKAGRGNKLPTSEFNIYADPDSARIVFHSGIEITLVSLDVTTQTYMTQENIEQLKGTKYYDFVLNSTKVYREFSEKLYGKNGCALHDPLTIGYFLDRSYLETEKFYVDIETISPLSYGQTICDFRNILKKKPNVNICNAVDGERFVNDFLKVIKNAK; encoded by the coding sequence ATGACTAAATTAAATAATAAAGTCATCCTGGATGTTGATACAGGAGTAGACGATGCATTATCGATTATTTATGGTGTTGAAAGCAAGCAAATAGACCTGTTGGGAATTACAACCGTTAGTGGCAATGTTCCTGTTGAAATGGTTATTCCGAACACAAGGAAAGTATTAAAGCTCATTGGTTGTGAGGAGATCTCTGTTTTTCCTGGCGCGAGCCGTCCCCTTCTCCGTGAGCCAGAATATGAGTACCGAGTCCATGGAACAGATGGTATAGGAAATTCACTTGATGATGTTCAGTTGGAACCTCATCAAGAGACCCAGTTTGCTCCGGACTTTATTATAGAGAAAGCTAGAGAATTTCAAGGTAACCTGTCATTAATCATGGTTGGACCTGTAACCAACTTAGCACTCGCACTTAGAAAAGAGCCAAAAATAGCTGAATGGATAGATGAAGTCATTATTATGGGCGGACTTATCTCAAAAGCTGGTAGAGGGAATAAACTCCCAACATCAGAATTCAATATTTATGCTGATCCAGATTCTGCCCGTATCGTATTCCACTCTGGCATAGAGATTACGCTTGTGAGCTTGGATGTAACAACCCAGACCTATATGACACAAGAAAATATAGAACAACTTAAAGGAACCAAATATTATGATTTTGTATTAAATAGTACAAAAGTGTATAGAGAATTCAGTGAGAAATTATATGGAAAAAACGGGTGCGCTCTTCATGATCCACTTACAATAGGATATTTTCTAGATCGTTCTTACCTTGAAACCGAAAAATTTTATGTCGACATAGAAACCATCAGTCCATTAAGTTATGGACAAACAATTTGCGACTTTCGCAATATCTTAAAGAAAAAACCCAATGTTAATATCTGTAACGCAGTTGATGGTGAGCGTTTTGTAAATGACTTTCTTAAGGTTATAAAAAATGCAAAGTAA
- a CDS encoding arylamine N-acetyltransferase family protein produces MILLESELEEAGYFQIKGDLARLACVQRLFADTYTFENLDVLLGRNHKLNEAQLTEKILVKRRGGLCYELNGALYLVLKSLGFDVTIAAATVWSESGWIIDRTHTVILYYKNDNMYMLDSGSGSNLALQPLQLDGSAVSAPSGVFRLRTETTERGTIVSEKKGPDGWILRYAFEPVEVGFDDINRIKKMIHHHPESPFNRSLLIAKTTADGTISINNERLSKKWIGKSGQVVKEERIEFKDHEHLLKCIEPIVSEATYEAVAAYTTISHE; encoded by the coding sequence ATGATTTTGCTTGAATCTGAATTAGAAGAAGCGGGCTATTTTCAAATTAAAGGTGATTTGGCCCGGCTGGCATGTGTGCAGCGGTTGTTCGCCGATACGTATACGTTTGAAAATCTTGACGTCCTCTTAGGGCGGAATCACAAACTCAACGAAGCACAATTGACTGAAAAAATTTTAGTTAAAAGACGCGGCGGATTGTGTTATGAACTAAACGGAGCCCTGTATCTTGTCCTTAAATCACTTGGGTTTGATGTGACCATAGCTGCAGCAACGGTATGGTCTGAATCAGGGTGGATTATAGACCGGACCCATACAGTCATTTTGTATTACAAGAATGACAATATGTATATGCTCGATAGCGGCTCTGGCAGCAATCTAGCTCTGCAGCCGTTACAATTGGATGGCTCCGCTGTGTCAGCACCTTCAGGGGTTTTTCGTCTTAGAACTGAAACAACAGAGCGGGGAACGATTGTGTCTGAGAAGAAAGGGCCTGATGGATGGATACTGCGTTATGCCTTCGAACCAGTAGAGGTTGGCTTTGATGACATCAACCGGATAAAGAAGATGATTCATCACCACCCGGAATCCCCGTTTAACCGGTCCCTGCTCATTGCCAAGACGACGGCGGATGGTACGATTTCCATTAATAATGAGCGTTTGAGCAAAAAATGGATTGGAAAGTCAGGGCAAGTGGTGAAAGAAGAACGGATTGAGTTTAAAGATCATGAGCACCTGTTGAAATGTATTGAACCTATTGTTTCAGAAGCGACGTATGAGGCTGTGGCTGCGTACACAACAATCAGCCATGAATAA